In Acanthopagrus latus isolate v.2019 chromosome 23, fAcaLat1.1, whole genome shotgun sequence, the genomic window aaaaaacccaacaacaacaacaatctgttGAAGAGAGCGGAAGCGAGGCGCGCACTCTTCTCTGGAGGCGAGTCTGCTATTTTGGAGCATCTGGACAGCTGCTAGAAGAAGTTACCTCTTGTTTATTcatcaaggttttgtttttgtttgtttgttgttgtttttttcaggagtTGCGGACGACCACGCAAGGGAGCGGTGGGTAGAgagaaagttgttttctttaaaagaagCACAAGGACGACAGGGAGGACAAGCGACACACCGAAGgagcggagagaggagaggtgaccCGGCCGAAGCGACATGTTTGGCATGATCAAGAATTCGCTCTTCGGAAACACCGAGGAGACGGAATACAAACTGCTGAGCAGTGAGACGAAGGTACAGCCGTCACACACAACTCCACCACTGCCATGTCTTTAAAGCGTCCGTTAAATCTGCCCTGTGCGCCTTTCTGCGCGGCTACGATTACGCACGGTATTCCAGCTCCACTGTAGATTTGTGGTGCTTCCCCTTCTGTTTGCATTCATACTTCACCCAGCACTGAACACTAACAACGTTATGTTGCTGTAATTTTCGGTGAAAACCgtcacagctgtgttttctccccccctGCTGTTACCACATCCTCTGTAACCTTGACGAGCAGCCTGCCACTTAATTGCTTGTGACCTATAAGGATGCCCGCTGAGCCGCAGTGTGGGCCGAAGGGGCGCAGCAGCCGGAGGTCGTCTGCCAATCAACAGGGCTCACATGAATAAAGATGGTGATGCTGGCGTCTGCGTAACCTTTAAACGACATTTTTGAGGTTCCCCgttcatttttttaaacgaGATTTTTTTTGAGGTTCCCCCGTTCATTTGCGCGCGTAAAAGCTTTGCGtcactgtttctttctccttttttttttccatggtgACATTGTAGacgcgtgcgtgcgtgtgtgtgcgtacacgTGAAACCTCAGGGCCCGAGTTAACTGACCCCTGGACGAGGAGAGTGCGCAGGTCAGACGTGACTGTGGTTAACCCCCTGAGCTCAGCTGTGGATTGGGTGTGCACACTGATACACAGACCATCCCCGATGACGACAGTGTgtcaggaggcagaggaggaagggcATGCCCTCTCCATATCAGCAACCCCAACCCCCcctgttgtgtttatgttcacCATGTTTGCCCCTGTTTAATGTATGCACTCTTTGGAGAGATTCCAGCGAACTCAGTGATGTGTGTTGTCAAGTGGAGCGGTGCCTAGCAGCCATTTCGAGGCCCTTCTCTCTGTGCCCTGTTGACCCACAGTGCACTACTGTAAATGTGCATGTGGCCATGTAATGCCAGGGTCGGCAGGGGGGTTTTGTGAGAGTggctttgtgtgtttatctacTCACTTTTGACAGGGACACAAAAGCCTAACTGACCAGACAGACACGCATTCAAATGACCCAAACTGACATAtttatccaaacacacacacacacacacacacaggagaggacagaTCTGCTCTGACACTGCATACACACATCTGTTGTTTGCagctgaaatgcaaaaaaaagaaaagacagtttAAACCAGTGGTATATGTACAAATAGCTACATTTGACTGATTTCAATGACAAATACTAACATTTGAACCAGAAAAGAATAGATTTTACTGCAGAGGTCCTCAAGGAAAGGTTCACATCTTGTTCAAAGTAGCAGAAAAGCAGACAGATGACCACATTAAGCAATTAGTCTACAACATTTCAATGTCCGAGGTCATTACAGTGCCGACATGTTAAACAGGCTTTAAAAGTCAGAGCTCGCACTTAACCAAATCTTTAGACTTGACTTGTATGGTAGGTATTGAAATCAGAGCTTGCCACCTGATCTGTGGAGCACGGTGACACCTTACACGCTTAATTAAAACTGACACAGAATACAGACGAGTCGCCTGGCAgggcgcacacactcacacactcacagcagagCAGTATGGGCGGGGTTCAGAATGTGGAAGGTGTTTCTCAGCGAACATGAGAAAGACGAGGCAGTTTAACAGTGATAACACCTTCTGTGCACAGTAATTATCGCTGCACAGGCTGGCAGCGaagcacacgcatgcacgcgaGCACAGACACAAGACAGACAAATTAATTGCCCTGCTTCACCAAAGTCAGGCTCTGCTTTCTTAAGTCACCCGCAACACAATGTTAATGGTGGGCCCACTGACAAGCCATACAGAGCAGAGCCCTTGTAATTACTATGCAGGAGTCGGGGCACCTGTCACAAGTTAGAGCCCCATGATAACATAATGTTATCCTGCATGTGCCGAGGAATGAACGCAGCGACACTGTCTGATTACAGGTTTTTCACCGCTGGCTGGATTGAAATTTGATAGTAACACAATGTGTAATTACTCTGTGATCGGTAAACACTGTGGGACCAGAGTCAGAAATTCACTTAAAAGATAATGATGAACTCATCTGAGAACTCAACATGTCGagatttcagtttttcagtccTCTGGGgaagagaaaactgaagaaGCCCATCGAAGAATGAGAGCATGCAGTGGAAATCAGAGGTCAATTAATCTGTCAGTTGCATTCTCAATCATTTGGTCTATAAGATGTCAGAAAACgctaaaaaatgttgatcaacGCATGAAATGCCGTCCTCAAAAGTTTTGATTTGAccaaaacccaaatatattcagttcactgttcAAAAGGagtaaagaaagcagaaaatattgAGAATTTTGACTGATCGTatgtcaaaaacaaactgattaattgattaatcattgcagcactggctctgactgctgctgtcatcagggaaataaaataatattttgcaGCAGCTTCTGGCAGATCGATGGTAAACACTGCGAGGGGGGAAGGAATGACAATGACATTATGAAATGAAATTCCAGCGCTTAACAAtgttatacaaacacacacaaagccacagaGCATAAAACGCCACAAAAGTATAATCACATCAGCGGAAGGAGCAGCTGTATTTGAAACCTGCATCACTGTCTCCACTGTGACCAGATTCCTTCAAAACCCATTAAAGTTATTGCTCAGCAGCCTAGTCAAGTGACTGTGCTTCACATTAGCCCCACTTAatcatatttaatgtaaaactgTTGCATCATATTAAAGCTGTGTGTCTGGgggtgcgcgtgtgtgtgtgtgtttgtgcctgtgtgctGTTATGTAAGAGCGTGCCCATTATTCTCTGTAGCCTGACTGAACACtgcagagcagaagaagaaattaaatcGAATCAGTGTAAATACGTTTCATCTGCATCTCGTTATTTGGCTGCCCACATTGTCTTCACACACCCACGTGTGCgcagtcacactcacacaaacacacacacacacacacgttgaacTCCTCCAAGTGAAAAACCCAGCCAGTTTGAAGCTTTGGTCCTTTTAAGAGCAGATTgttaacatcagtgtgtgagaggTGAGTCATATCTGAGATCCAGCACCCATTCCTAGGAAGAgaactgtgtttatgtgtcatttgtgtgtgcgcatgtgtgtgcatggaaGCGATGCATGCAGTTGTGCATGTCGCAGTGTGTAGCCGTGCCTGACTCCCCTTCCATCCCAATAGGATGGAGTGAGCTTTGAGGTGCGGCGGTACGACGGCGCCAAATATGCTACTGTCTCCTCCGAGGGACGGACCTTCGACCAAGTGACAGGCGAGCTGGTGAGGAAGCTGCTCATGTACATCGGCGGGAGCAATGAACAAGGTAAGCCAGTCAGAAAATGTGACCTGCAGGTGGAtaagtggtttttttttgaagatCATTACTTATTTGATAATCAGTAATACATAATAttcataaatatgttttcattagtgtataatcagcTTCAATCACTGTGTTCTTGGTACCTTAAAATAAACCCTTTGTCAGATGAGTCAGATGAGGGATGTTCAGTTGGTTGCGGTCACTAGATCTCACCTCAACATGCCACTAAATcatgcacactggacctttacaCAGTGGTCGGTCTGGATCTGGATCGACACATGCATCTAATCTTTAAGTGTCCTCAGTTGTGAATGAagaaactgttatttttcactCAAAAGGACTTGGCTTTTTGGACGATGCGTGTGAACAATGCTCAGATGCTAATGTCCCGTGAGGCCCTTTTTCCACACTGTAGCTCACCAGACATGCACAACCTCGGCCAACTAGAAGTGCAGTCTGAAGACCAGGCCTCGCTGCACAATCCTCAGTTTATCCGTTTGCTATTTATAGAGGTGTGATTTACATGGCCTGTTCCGTGGTGTCTGGATAAAAACTATCACTGTCGGCATCTGCATAATGATATACTCCACACGAAACCCACTGCTCCTGACCTTTACATGGAGGTAGTGAGGGCAGTGGAGTGTCTCTGCTTTCTCCTccacatccccccccccccccccccctttttttaaacccCCCTTCTGTCTCTTTGACTTCATCTACGAAGGTGAGGCCATGGGCACAGCAGCTCCAATCATCATCACGGTGTACCCACGGAACGACGGCGTTCTGTCTCGCCGCTTGATGGTCGGCATCCGCATCCCTACCAACTACCAGCAGAGCCCGCCGACTCCCACCGACAGCGCCATCAGGATTGAGGAGCGGCCCGGCATGACTGTCTACGCTCTGTAGGTGTCGTTTAAAGTGTTTCGCTTAAGAATCTTTGAAACCCCCTTGCAGCACAGTTACCCGACCTGACCCAAGTGCACTAGtagccattttatttttggatgttCGCTCTCCTCCAGGCCTGTTATGATAGAGCAGCCCCCAAGGCGTGTTCACTTGACCTCATCGAAATATCATCGTGCATGTGTGCCTTTTGGCGCCCTGTTCCGCTCGAATGTGACACCACATCCGCATGATTCACTCACAGTCAAACCCGCAGATTAAAACTTTCCCCATGTCCTCTTTCGTTCACAGGCAGTTTGGAGGCTTCGCGGCCGAGAGCGAGTACCGAGCAGAGGCCTTGCGTCTGACGCGCACCCTGGGCGAGACAGCCCCCTTCCAGCGCAAGCAGTACTTCTGCTGCAGCTACGACCCACCGCTCAAGCCTTACGGACGCCGCAACGAGGTGTGGTTTCTACAGGAGGAGCCGTAGGAGATCAGATCGGGAAAATCTCATGCTGAAGTCTTTATCCATAATAACCCTTTCACCACTGACAATCCTGTAGCTCTAACAGTGTTCTATTGGTAAGAGCAATATGGTGACTTGATAGACCTTTGAACCCAAATGGACACATAGAGATTACCCATGTTGCCTTCACCCATCTGATCTTCAGCTCgtcacacatacagtagctACACTGACGTTAGGTGTTCAAGCAATGGGACGATTTAGAATCTAACATCGGCACAGCAGCATTTTCTCATTCATctgaacatttttccatttaaactcAACCGGAGTGATTAATAAAGGCTTCTAGATAAATGTAGTGTTAAGATATAAAAGTATTAGTTGGAGTCCTGAACACAGTATGTATGTAGCACTGTGACCGAGTTTAGTTCTTTAAGCTGAGGGGAAATAGATCTCAAAGAAACTACCTATAGATAGTATCTCAGTGAGTGAACTTATATGACTCTGCATTTAAATACAattcaacagattttttttttcattccttttagAACTACATGTTTGTCCTAGAAGGTTGATAATGTCCCTGTAGAGCTCCCCTCTCCCCGAAGAACACATCTTTCATCTAGTTTACAACTGAATGGCTGCTACTGAGAATTGTACAGAATTAACATTATGGTAGTAAAAAGCACACTTCCTTTTCCAGAGTGAGGAactggaaagaaaaaggagttGAGCCATACGTAGAACTAGTCTTTGTGATTTAACGGGTGAACAGCTGTGAGTGGAAACTACCTAGCTAGCTATAGGTGTTGTTATCAACTTTGTGGTTATGtgctgatctgtgtgtgtgtgtagtgaatATTTGTGTTTAGGTGCATGACGccatctttatttattcagactCCTGAAGCTGTGTTATGAGAAACATCTGTACAGAGTGATTTTCTGTGGTAAGAGTGAATAAAATGTTCAGGTTTGATAGTgtttaataatacattaaatatgttaTTCAGTAAATGTATGGATAATTCTAGTTGTAGTATTAGTACCAGTCAAAACAGTTGCACTGTACAgttgaaacatttcacattatgGTGGGACTGTATGACATATATGACCTTAAAGTTGCATTATGTGGTTTTcaggaacacatttttaagaaaaatgataaaaaatctTTC contains:
- the LOC119013507 gene encoding heme-binding protein 1-like, coding for MFGMIKNSLFGNTEETEYKLLSSETKDGVSFEVRRYDGAKYATVSSEGRTFDQVTGELVRKLLMYIGGSNEQGEAMGTAAPIIITVYPRNDGVLSRRLMVGIRIPTNYQQSPPTPTDSAIRIEERPGMTVYALQFGGFAAESEYRAEALRLTRTLGETAPFQRKQYFCCSYDPPLKPYGRRNEVWFLQEEP